TTCTTCGAAGAAATCGCCAGCGTCGGCAAACTGCCGGTAGACGCTCGCGAAGCGGACGAACGCCACTTCATCAAGGTCGCGCAGGTGGTCCATCACCAGTTCGCCCAGCCGCCGGCTCTCGATCTCGTTCTCGAACGTCGTGTAAACGTCGTTCTCGATCGCCGTCACGGTTCGCTCGATGTCGCGATCGCTGATC
The Candidatus Hydrogenedentota bacterium DNA segment above includes these coding regions:
- a CDS encoding transcriptional regulator NrdR → ISDRDIERTVTAIENDVYTTFENEIESRRLGELVMDHLRDLDEVAFVRFASVYRQFADAGDFFEELRPFLTEARKAPR